The genomic window CAATAACATATGCAATGAAAAACATTTAGCAACCAGTAACTATAAGTCACTCCCTCAGGTCGATCACTTCAATACCCGGGTGTACTTTTACATCAAATACAAAAACAGTGTCAGGTATGACGGCGCTTGTCACAAATGTATTAATAGTATAATCAAACACATTTCCATCCTTCATAAAAACAGTAAAGGATGATATTTGCTTATGAGCCTTATTTATCATAAGCTTAATGGTGTGGAATTTCTTTTTCTCGGGGTTGTTCGGAAACAGGTCGACGGTTTGCGTCGTAGCCGTTTCACTGTTAAACTTGTACTTATAGCCCTTTTCATAAATTGTAAAAATATTACTTGGGGTAACACCATCGTTTGAGTTGGGATCTACATTGTTTATCTGCAACTCATTGTTGTCTTTTAAATAAGTCCAGGATGTTTTACCGTCGGAAATGATCTCTTGTCCTTTAATCTCCAGTTTATATCGGTCACCTTTCAACTGTAGGATCCCTTTTTGTGTTTCGGGTTTCTTGGATTTATCTTTACCCTGCATAACCATTGTGAAATCAGCCTTAATGGAGGTGTATGACCGTGTTTTAAGGCTTAGCTCGTCAAGAATAGCTTTGGCTTTTGGGTCTTGGGTTTCTTTGTTTTGGGCGACAGAACCGGTGCAAAATGCCGTTGCTATCGCAAATAAGAATAAACGATTCATAACTTTAATATTTACGGCCCAAAAACTATTCTGCCGGGGTTTTGGAGGAGTTATTCAATAATTGTTCCAAACTCATCATGTCCTTGATTAACACCTCTCTGGCCTTACTTCCTTCAAACTGGCCAATTATTCCTGCCGCCTCCAACTGGTCCACTATTCGTCCCGCGCGGTTATACCCAAGTTTTAAACGTCTTTGCAACAATGAGGCTGAACCCTGCTGGTGCTGTACAACAATACGTGCTGCGTCAGCGAACATGGCATCACGTTCGGATGGATCCAGTTCACCCGAACCGCTTTCGGCGTTCTCGTCAATGTATTCAGGTAATTTAAAGGCTTCGGGATAGCTGCGCTGCGATCCGATAAAGTCAGTTATTTTGTCCACCTCGGGGGTATCAACAAAAGCACACTGTAATCGTATCAGGTCACTTCCGGTTGAAAGCAGCATATCTCCACGACCGATAAGCTGTTCCGCACCACCCGAATCGAGAATGGTGCGTGAATCGATTTTTGATGTTACCCTGAACGCAATACGGGCGGGGAAATTGGCTTTTATAGTTCCGGTAATAATATTTACGGATGGTCGTTGTGTTGCAATGATCAGGTGGATACCAATGGCACGGGCAAGCTGAGCCAGTCGTGCGATAGGTGTTTCAACTTCTTTTCCGGCTGTCATAATGAGGTCGGCAAACTCATCAATTACAAGAACGATGTAAGGTAAAAATTTGTGTCCGTTGTTTGGATTAAGCTTGCGGGCAATGAATTTGGCGTTATACTCTTTCAGGTTTCTCACCTGGGCCTCTTTGAGCAGGTCGTAACGCTGATCCATTTCAATACAAAGTGAATTGAGTGTGTGCACAACTTTTTTGGTATCGGTAATAATAGCCTCTTCGGTATCAGGCAGCTTGGCCAGGAAGTGCCGCTCAATTTTATTGAATAAAGTCAACTCTACTTTCTTCGGATCGACAAGTACAAACTTAATTTGCGACGGATGTTTTTTGTAAAGCAGTGATACAAGTATGGCATTCAGTCCTACCGATTTACCCTGACCTGTAGCGCCGGCCATAAGCAGGTGAGGCATTTTGGCAAGGTCGGCAATGAAGGTTTCATTTGAAATGGTTTTACCCAGGGCAATGGGCAGATCCATATTTGAGTTCTGAAATTTATCTGAGGCGAGTATGGTACGCATGGCAACCATTTCTGGATTCAGGTTGGGTACCTCAATGCCAATGGTTCCTTTGCCCGGTATCGGAGCTATTATACGTATGCCAAGGGCCGAGAGACTTAATGCGATATCATCTTCGAGGTTCTTTATTTTTGATATGCGCACACCTGCAGCAGGAATAATTTCATATAAAGTAACAGTTGGGCCGATCGTGGCTTTTATTTTTTCTATCTGGATGCCGTAGTTGTTAAGTGTACTTACAATACGGTCCTTGTTGGTGTTGAGTTCTTCGGCATTAACGCTTGCATCTTTATTGGAGTATTGTTCCAAAAGGTCAAGATGTGGCATTTGATAGGATGACAGATCGAGTGTAGGATCATATTCTCCGAAGGGCAATGCCTCCCCTGTAGTATTTACTTCAGCTTCTTCTTCAATTTTTTCGATGACAGTGAATTGTATATCTCCTGCGTCACCTTCTTCGGCTTCAGCCAGTAATTCAAGTTCTTCTTCCGCGTCATCCGCTTCTTCAATTGTTCCAGCAGGAGTGATCTCGATATTCTCTTTGAAAGTATTAACGGGTTTTATTTCCGGTTCAGTTACCATAGGTTGTTGAATATCCGGAACCGGCTGTGGAGTTAATTCCGCTTCAATGATCTGTTCTTCCGGGTTTTTAGCAAACAGGTTGAATGATATATTGAACGCCAATACCATAAAAGTCAGGAATGAAAAGCCAAGCAGAAAGCCTGTTCCTATGGCGCCAAGCATTCCATTCAGTGATTGCGCGACAGTATAGCCGAAGCCCCCGCCTAAATAAAAATAATTATTTGTAAATATGTAGCCGAGTGTTATAGAAAGCCATACCAGTGCAAAAAATGAATATCCGGCTGTTTTACCAGGAGGAAGCAATGAAAATTTAAACAATATGCGAACACCTAACACTAAACTTATCAATACAAATGCATAGGAGGCTACCCCGAACCATTTATGAATAAAGAGATGCGCTGTCAGCGCGCCGATTTTACCGAGCCAGTTGTCGGCCCGGACATCGGGTGAAAAAAGTGTTCCCAGCGGGCCAACTACTTTATCATAATCAGTTTGCCAGGTGAACAGGAAGGATGTGAAAGCAATGAATAGGTAAGCCGAGAAAAGCAAAAAAGTTAACCCGGAAATTTTATGGAAGCGTTCATCGTGAATAAACGAAAATACGTTCGTAATCTTTTCTATAAGTGAAATTTTGGATTTTTTTTTCTCTTTGCGCTCCTTTTTTTCGGCTTTAGGCACCTTCTCTGTTTTTTCCTTTTTTTCCGAAACAGACCATTCCGAAAGAGCTTCAGCAGGCTTGTCCTCCTTGCTTTCAACAATTTCAAGCTCGGTATCGGGTTCTTTAATGGTGTTTTTTAGCTCGTTTCGCTTACGTTCGGCCATAAAAAGGGCATGTTTACAGGTATTCAAAGTTATTTAATGGCAAAGGTTATCTATGCCTTAAACGAAAAACTTATACACTTAGTGTTGTGGAAAAGACCATAAAAAAAGCCTCCTGGAGTTTTTCAGAAGGCCTTTTGTCAAACGGCGATGGTTTTATTGTCCGCCTCCGCCAAAATTTTTCATCATTTCTTTCTGGAGATCTTCTGTGGTTGTCTCTTTATATCCCGGTGGAACAGTAAAGATATTGTCATCCAGTTTTTCTTTTGTAATGCTTATTGCGGTAAATTTCATTTGTGTACCGGCATCAGGACTAATGGAATATTCAAGCGGAAAGCCTTTTAAACCTTTAAAGTTGTTGTTATAGCCTTTATCGTAAGGAATGTCGGATGTGTAAAAAACGGTTGTTGTATATTCTCTTTTTGTTTCAGGGTCAGCGACTGTTATTTCTGCCTTTTTACATTTATATCCGGCGATGGTTTTTGTTTCGGTCAACTCTTTTACTTTAACATCGGGCCGGGTTTCATCTTTCTTTATTTCTTCGGGTTTAAGCTTTATCATGTATTTAGCGCCCATCATATCCAATAGTGTAAAGCCGGTATGGTCTTTATTATTGGTGATACTTATAGTGCTCGACATTGGTGTTTTTGTTTCCGTGCGGGAATGTTCATTTTTGATCCTGGTGACCATGGAGCTGCTTTTCATCATGGCCGCTGCTTCGGGAGGCATGTTTTTCATATCGATATCCATAGAATATTCCACAGTACCTTCAAAACCTCCTGTTTGGGCATACGTTTGAGATGTGAAAAACAGGATGGTAAAACTGAGTGCGAGTTTAAATAATTTGTTCATGGAAGGGAAGACTTATGTTAATATAAAAAGTTGTTCTGAGCGGTTATTGCATGCCGACAAATAAGTCGTCTAGTTCTTTTTGGGAAATTAATTTATAATCGCCGGGAGTTTCGAAATCACTGTCTTCAACTGCCGATTTGGCCACTCTGCGCGCTGTGAATCGCAATTCAAGGTTATAGCGTTTTAATTGATATTCCATCAGTACCCCGTCAATTTCGTTGTATTCATTGCCCCAGTTGGGTTTTTCCAGTTCAATTTCTTCAGTATAATATACATCAAACGGGGGACGGGAGTTGTCTTCATAGCTTATGGTTGCTTTCTTACACCTGTATCCCGCGATCAATTTGGTTTCATTTGTTTTCTGGATCCGGAGTTTGGAGTTAGATATTTCTCTCTGAACATCATCAGCGTTGGAAACCGAAGCATATTTTTTATTGAGGAGTTTAACCAGCTGGGTAACTGTTTTGTTATTATAATCTGATACGAACGACATTGTTAAGAGTCCCATTCCCGCACTCATTTCAGCTATTGATTTGTGGTCCTTGAATTTTACTACCATTTTGTTGGGTGCCAGGTCGGCCATTGGATTATTGGGATCAACTGCCGATGCCTCAAACTCAATAACTCCTTCTGACACAACTTTTCCATTCGATCCCCTGCCACAGGCCATTATAGTCAGCATGAATAACAGGCAGACAGAATAAAGTAAGTAACGCCTCATATATTGATCAACATTTAATAGTAAAGAAGAATAAAGGGCAAATATATTGATAATTTCTCTTTTAATTTAATTCTTTTTTTAATGGGGTGGCGAAACAACGTGTTAATCTGTACGCAGAATTGTGTGAATTAAGCTTAATTTGGGTTCAGAAGTGGGATATAGATTAAATAGCTGGCTTACTTCAACTCATCAAAATAGCTATCCAGTTCATCCTGCGATATTCTTTTGTAGTCGCCCTTTGTGCTGAATTCGATTGTGTCAATATGTACTTGGTCGAATTTTTTGGCAATAAAGGATAATTCAAGATTAAAGCGTTTCATCCTGTATTCCATTAACATGCCGTTGATCTCGGAAAATTCGTTCCACCAATTGGGTTTCTTAAGTTTAAAGACGTCGGTGAAGTACACATCAAATAAGTGATTGTTCTTTCCCTTTTCAAATATTTCAACTTTCTGACATTTTATACCCGCTATTGTTTTATACTCTTCAACTTTTTTTACGCTGTATTTAGGCACATTTTTGAATATATCGGTTAAGTTTTCCGCGTCGGCGGAGCAGGTATACCTCCGGTCAAATATCCGCACCAATTGTGTGAATACATTTTTTTTATTGTCCGAAATAAATTTTATTCCTACAGCGCTCATGCCGGTTTCCATTTCCGCAACACATAGGTCGTTTTTAAATTTCAGTGTCATTGAGTTTGGTGCCATCGCCGACAATACGTTGCCCGGATCAACAGGTGTAACCTCGTATTCAATAAGGCCTTCGTCCGATGTGCCTTTAGCGGATGGGTTGCAGCTACACAACAAGCCGAAGCATGTGATCAAGGACAATGATAGTATTTGCCGCTGTTTTGTCAATAGAAAGACTTGAACTTGAAAAATATTCGGCAATTCAGTTTTATCTGGGTTTAAATACAAAATCCTGATTCCTGAAATTCCGATTCCTTAATTTTTGAATTGAAAGATAATACTTTTATCAATAACCCAATGTTTTGAGCATTGATTTAAAGCTTTGTTCCTTTGCGAAGAGCCGGGTCGAGATCTCGCCATTTTCGTCTTTCGAAATAATCACGTGTTTTGGTGCCGGTATCAGGCAATGCTGAATGCCTCCGTAACCTGCCAGCGATTCCTGGTATGCACCGGTATGGAAGAAACCCACATATAGTGGTTCGTCGGAATCCACGTCAATTTTCGGAAGAAATACCTGGTTTGCATGGGCCTCTGTGTTATAATAATCCATACTGTCGCAGGTAAGTCCTCCCAGATTCACCCGCTGGTATTCACGCTCCCATTTGTTAATGGCAAGCAGTACAAAGCGTTGATTGATACCCCATGTGTCCGGCAAAGTAGTTATAAATGAGCTGTCGATCATGTACCATTTCTCACGGTCGTTTTGATTTTTTTGATCAAGCACCGAATAGATGGCCGCACCGCTTTCGCCTACAGTAAACGACCCGAACTCTGTGAAAATATTCGGTTCCTTTATTTTATATTGTTTACAATAGGTTTTTATCTGCGAGATAATCTCTTCAATAATATATTCATAATCATAATCAAAGTTAAGGGAAGTGCGTATGGGCATTCCTCCGCCAATATTCAGGGAGTCCAACTCGGGGCATATCTTCTTCAGGTCCGCATAAACCTTCAGGCACTTGGCTAACTCCGTCCAATAGTAAATAGAATCTTTAATACCGGTGTTGATGAAGAAGTGAAGCATTTTGAGTTCAAATTTCGGATTGCCCTTTATATGCTCTTTATAATAATCGACAATTTCTTTGTAGCGTATGCCTAAGCGGGAAGTGTAAAACTGGTAGGATGGTTCTTCTTCAGCCGCGATCCGTATGCCCAGTTTGGTTTTGTGTTTTACATGTTTTTTGTAATAATCTATTTCACTTTTATTATCCAAAACCGGAATAACATTAAATCCTTCATTAATAAGTTCGGTAATGTATTGCTGATAGTTTTCACGTTTGTAGCCATTGCACACAATAAATTTATCTTTGGTTATTTGCCCTCTTTTATAGGCTTCGCGGACAATCGGGATGTCGAATGCCGATGATGTTTCAATGTGCACATCGTTTTTAAGAACCTCTTCAAGGATAAAAGAAAAATGTGAACTTTTTGTACAATAACAGTAAGTATAACTACCTTTGTAATCCGATTTGGCCATAGCAACGTTGAACAGTCGCTTGGCCTTTTCTATGTGTGAACTTATCTTGGGCAGATAGGTGATTTTAAGGGGCGTGCCATATTGTTTAATGATATCCATGATAGAAATATCATTGAACAAAAGTTGATTGTCAACTACAGAGAAGCCTTCCTGTGGAAAATTGAAGGTTTGATGAATGAGATCACTGTATTTGTTCTTCATAATGTCTAAAGCAAGTGAGTTAGATCGATTAATTTTGTACAAAGTAACTAACTTACTTTATAAGTTTAAGCAATTGTTGAAAAAAGTATAATAAAATGAAGACGGTAAAGCTGATAGAGGTAAAGTCCGAAATTGGTGCAGGTACAAGAGGAGCCAGTTTAGGTGTTGACGCTATTAAAATAGCGGCCCTTGACTTCGGTAGTTCTTATTTCAGGAAACATAAGACAGTTGAGGTTCCCAATGAAAATCAGCAACTTATGGAGCCAATTGTGCATGAATATGCCAAGCGTATCAAAGGTGTTTTAACGGTATGCGAACGGGTTTCTAAAGAAGTTGTCAAAAGTTTTTCCGATCCCGATTGTTTCCCGATTGTGCTGGCCGGCGACCATAGCACGGCCATAGGGACTGTAGCAGGCATTAAAATGGCATTCCCTCAAAAGCGAATCGGTGTGATCTGGATTGATGCCCACGCTGACCTTCATTCACCTTACACTACCTTGTCCGGCAACATTCATGGAATGACACTTGCCGCGCTTTTGGCGGAAGATAACATGGAGAATGGCATGAATAAGCCGGATGAAGAGACTGTGGAATACTGGAAAAAGCTTAAAACCATAGGAGGAGTATCGCCTAAGA from Bacteroidota bacterium includes these protein-coding regions:
- a CDS encoding DNA translocase FtsK 4TM domain-containing protein, with protein sequence MAERKRNELKNTIKEPDTELEIVESKEDKPAEALSEWSVSEKKEKTEKVPKAEKKERKEKKKSKISLIEKITNVFSFIHDERFHKISGLTFLLFSAYLFIAFTSFLFTWQTDYDKVVGPLGTLFSPDVRADNWLGKIGALTAHLFIHKWFGVASYAFVLISLVLGVRILFKFSLLPPGKTAGYSFFALVWLSITLGYIFTNNYFYLGGGFGYTVAQSLNGMLGAIGTGFLLGFSFLTFMVLAFNISFNLFAKNPEEQIIEAELTPQPVPDIQQPMVTEPEIKPVNTFKENIEITPAGTIEEADDAEEELELLAEAEEGDAGDIQFTVIEKIEEEAEVNTTGEALPFGEYDPTLDLSSYQMPHLDLLEQYSNKDASVNAEELNTNKDRIVSTLNNYGIQIEKIKATIGPTVTLYEIIPAAGVRISKIKNLEDDIALSLSALGIRIIAPIPGKGTIGIEVPNLNPEMVAMRTILASDKFQNSNMDLPIALGKTISNETFIADLAKMPHLLMAGATGQGKSVGLNAILVSLLYKKHPSQIKFVLVDPKKVELTLFNKIERHFLAKLPDTEEAIITDTKKVVHTLNSLCIEMDQRYDLLKEAQVRNLKEYNAKFIARKLNPNNGHKFLPYIVLVIDEFADLIMTAGKEVETPIARLAQLARAIGIHLIIATQRPSVNIITGTIKANFPARIAFRVTSKIDSRTILDSGGAEQLIGRGDMLLSTGSDLIRLQCAFVDTPEVDKITDFIGSQRSYPEAFKLPEYIDENAESGSGELDPSERDAMFADAARIVVQHQQGSASLLQRRLKLGYNRAGRIVDQLEAAGIIGQFEGSKAREVLIKDMMSLEQLLNNSSKTPAE
- a CDS encoding outer membrane lipoprotein carrier protein LolA, whose translation is MNRLFLFAIATAFCTGSVAQNKETQDPKAKAILDELSLKTRSYTSIKADFTMVMQGKDKSKKPETQKGILQLKGDRYKLEIKGQEIISDGKTSWTYLKDNNELQINNVDPNSNDGVTPSNIFTIYEKGYKYKFNSETATTQTVDLFPNNPEKKKFHTIKLMINKAHKQISSFTVFMKDGNVFDYTINTFVTSAVIPDTVFVFDVKVHPGIEVIDLRE
- a CDS encoding arginase, which encodes MKTVKLIEVKSEIGAGTRGASLGVDAIKIAALDFGSSYFRKHKTVEVPNENQQLMEPIVHEYAKRIKGVLTVCERVSKEVVKSFSDPDCFPIVLAGDHSTAIGTVAGIKMAFPQKRIGVIWIDAHADLHSPYTTLSGNIHGMTLAALLAEDNMENGMNKPDEETVEYWKKLKTIGGVSPKINYSDIVFIALRDMESQEDHIIKKNKIRVINLAEIRRKAVERVAFESLNYLEQCDLIYISFDVDSMDSSISKGTGTPVPSGLTEKEAGNLIYYLLRSRKICCFEMVEINPTLDRENLMAENAFEILYKATNQITNDF
- a CDS encoding arginine decarboxylase, producing the protein MKNKYSDLIHQTFNFPQEGFSVVDNQLLFNDISIMDIIKQYGTPLKITYLPKISSHIEKAKRLFNVAMAKSDYKGSYTYCYCTKSSHFSFILEEVLKNDVHIETSSAFDIPIVREAYKRGQITKDKFIVCNGYKRENYQQYITELINEGFNVIPVLDNKSEIDYYKKHVKHKTKLGIRIAAEEEPSYQFYTSRLGIRYKEIVDYYKEHIKGNPKFELKMLHFFINTGIKDSIYYWTELAKCLKVYADLKKICPELDSLNIGGGMPIRTSLNFDYDYEYIIEEIISQIKTYCKQYKIKEPNIFTEFGSFTVGESGAAIYSVLDQKNQNDREKWYMIDSSFITTLPDTWGINQRFVLLAINKWEREYQRVNLGGLTCDSMDYYNTEAHANQVFLPKIDVDSDEPLYVGFFHTGAYQESLAGYGGIQHCLIPAPKHVIISKDENGEISTRLFAKEQSFKSMLKTLGY